One Gracilinanus agilis isolate LMUSP501 unplaced genomic scaffold, AgileGrace unplaced_scaffold34799, whole genome shotgun sequence DNA window includes the following coding sequences:
- the LOC123254882 gene encoding apoptosis-inducing factor 3-like, with protein sequence MASFRGEPQGCPRLAPGPWRGGRGTRPHEPFVASPVELKIEVVLPEKDRAKEDASPNGQASPLAYKANGRARHYHPEERPSTLHPYPSPHDRVEAAVCHVKDLENGQMREVELGWGKALLVKENGEFHALGHKCPHYGAPLVKGVLSRGRVRCPWHGACFNIATGDIEDFPGLDSLPKFQVKIEKEKVYIRASKQALQTQRRTKVMAKCISVSNYHMGSTNILIVGAGAAGLVCAETLRQEGFSDRIVMCTMDRHLPYDRPKLSKSLDSQPEQIALRPKEFFLTYDIEVLTETQVVTVDVKNKKAIFKDGFKMEYNKLLLAPGNT encoded by the exons GGGGTGGTCGGGGGACCCGGCCTCACGAGCCTTTTGTGGCTTCCCCAGTGGAGCTCAAGATCGAAGTGGTGCTCCCTGAGAAGGACCGAGCCAAGGAGGACGCATCTCCCAACGGCCAGGCCAGCCCTCTGGCCTACAAAGCCAACGGCCGGGCCCGGCACTACCACCCAGAAGAGCGGCCGTCCACCCTGCACCCCTACCCCAGCCCTCACGACCGAGTGGAGGCCGCCGTGTGCCACGTCAAAGACTTGGAGAATGGCCA gATGCGTGAGGTAGAGCTGGGCTGGGGCAAGGCCCTCCTGGTGAAGGAGAATGGCGAGTTCCACGCCTTGGGTCACAAGTGTCCCCACTACGGCGCCCCCCTGGTGAAAG GGGTCCTCTCCAGAGGGAGGGTTCGGTGCCCCTGGCATGGTGCCTGTTTCAACATTGCCACCGGAGACATCGAGGACTTCCCGGGCCTAGACAGCCTCCCCAAGTTCCAG GTGAAGATCGAGAAGGAGAAGGTCTACATCCGAGCCAGCAAACAG GCCCTGCAGACTCAGCGGAGGACCAAGGTGATGGCCAAGTGCATCTCGGTCAGTAATTACCACATGGGGAGCACCAACATCCTGATCGTGGGTGCTG GGGCAGCCGGCTTGGTGTGTGCAGAGACTCTGCGGCAGGAGGGCTTCTCCGACAGGATTGTGATGTGCACGATGGACAGACACCTCCCTTATGACAGGCCCAAGCTCAGCAAG TCCCTGGACTCCCAGCCAGAGCAGATCGCCCTGCGACCCAAGGAGTTCTTCTTGACTTACGACATCGAAGTCCTGACGGAGACCCAG GTTGTCACAGTGGACGTGAAGAACAAGAAAGCAATATTCAAGGATGGCTTTAAGATGGAGTACAATAAGTTGCTCTTGGCCCCAGGAAACAC